The Thermoplasmatales archaeon DNA window GAAGAAATAAAAACAAACTTGTTCTTCATTCCAAATGGTAACAAATATAAAGAAAATTGGAAAAATTTCGATGTTTTCTGCACAAACATTGAAATTGATGAATCAAATATTCTTAGTCTTGCAGATCTATATAGGAGAAGATGGAACATAGAAAATTTTTATAGAGATGCTCAAGAGAATTTTATGATAAAAACGAAGACAGAGAATCCTATTATAAGGTTTTTCTTTTTCATATTTTCTGCTATCCTTTATAATCTGTGGTACTTTATAAGAGAATTTATTTCTATAATAGCTGAAAAGTGGAAAGATTCTATTCTTGATTTAATAAAGCAAAGAAAAGTTCTATGTAATATCAATTGTGCTAAAAGAATCGATGAAAAAATCATCAAAATTTTTTAATAATTTATCTCGAAAGTTATAGGACTATCTTTCGCTAATATTTTTATAGAGAAGAAATTATTTTTTGATTTTTTGTTTTCAGAACAATTAAATTAAATTGATAAAAAATTTTTTATTTTTTTTGCAAAAAATTTGATTGCAAAAATCAAAATCTAACACAACATTCGG harbors:
- a CDS encoding transposase, coding for EEIKTNLFFIPNGNKYKENWKNFDVFCTNIEIDESNILSLADLYRRRWNIENFYRDAQENFMIKTKTENPIIRFFFFIFSAILYNLWYFIREFISIIAEKWKDSILDLIKQRKVLCNINCAKRIDEKIIKIF